The Ignavibacteriota bacterium genome contains the following window.
AAATTGCAAAAAAGAATCAAAAATATAATTTTTTCATACTACTTGCATGGGTTGACAATGCAATAATACTATAATGATCCAATTTGTTATCACTTGCAAACTTTTTCAATAAGTTCCTGAGCTTCTTGAAGCCCTAAACCAAGAGCTTTGTTGAAATCATCACAAGCACTTTGATTATTGCCGGTTTCAGCATAAGCAATTCCACGGTTAATATATGGCTGAGGTGAATTAGGGTCTAATTCAATTACTTTATTGAAATCTCGAATAGAGCCTTCATTATCTCCTAATTCTGATGTCAAATATCCACGCAAATAATACGCTTGATGATTTTTGTTATTAAGACCGATTTCGCGAGTGCAGTCTGCAATAGCACCATCTTTATCGTCAAGTTCGTGTTTTACTAAAGCTCTGTGATAGTATGCTGCAGGAAAATCTGAGGCAACATTTACAAGTGTACTAAAATCGTCCAAAGCTTCCTGAAATCTACCGCTTGAATAATTTAAAATCCCACGATTATAATATGCCTGAGGGAAATCAGGGTTAACTAAAATAGCAAAATCATAATCTTCGAGTGCTCCAAGTTTGTCACCCAAATCATCTTTAATATTTGCACGGTTGTAATATGCTAAATAATAAGCAGGGTCAATTTCGATACATTTGTTGTATTGAGTAATCGCATCTTCAGGCTTGCCCATAGCTGCATAAGCATTTCCAAGATTTTGATAAGCAGAAAGGTTTCCTTCGTCATATTTCAAAGCAAGCTTATAATCGGCAGCTGCACCAATATTATCGCCTGAATTTGCTTTGACAAGACCTCTGTTGTTATAAGCTGCTGAGAATTCCGGCGTAATTTCCAAACATTTATCAAAGTCTTCAACTGATTTTTTAAAATTACCTTTGCTGCCATGACTCATTGCTCTGCTGTAATAATAATTGGAGTTTTTGTCATTAACGGCTATGGCATAGTCCAAATATTTGATTGATTCGTCATAGTTACCCAGATAAAAATGTAAATCACCAAGTTCTTTGTAAACATTTAAATTATTAATATCTTTTTCAAGAGCTTTTTTGTAATAAGTTAAAGCAGTTTCGGAGTCCTGTATCGAAAGATAATATCCGGCTTTATATCTTAGAAGTTCAGATGATTCAGGAAGTAATTTTAAGCCGTCGTCAATTGCTTTATTAGCTTTATCAAAATCACCATCCTGAATAATCAAATCTATGTTTTCAATAATTTCTTTTTCAGTCTGAGAAAATACCGTAAAAATTGGTATAATATAGAGCATGAAAATTAGTAATAGAAATCTCATGAGGAATTTCTCCTATGTAAAAATTAGAAGTTTTGGAAATTATTGATTTAGACGCAAATACATTTCAATTATTAAATTATTTGCAAAAAACAATGATCATAGCACAAATATTAAAAGATTATCAATGATTTTTACAATTTTACTGCAAAAATTACTTCTTTATAAAATTAAATATGTCTAAAATTCTATAATTATTTAATATTAAAATTATGATACAGATTAAATTTCCAGATGGTTCGGTCAGAGAATTCAATAGTGGTGTAACTCCATTCGAAGTAGCAAGTACAATATCAGAAGGATTAGCAAGAAATGCTTTAGGAGCAGTTGTAAACGGTGATTATTTTGAGATTAATCATCCTATCAGGGAGAATGCCGATGTGAAAATCGCAACGTTTAATGATGATGACGGCAAGCAAATGTTCTGGCACTCATCTGCCCACTTAATGGCAGAAGCATTGCAGCAACTTTATCCGGGCACAAAGTTTGGTATAGGTCCTTCAATTGAAAATGGATTTTATTACGATGTTGACCTTCCCGAAGGAACAAAAATCACAACTGAAGATTTACCTGAAATAGAAAAGAAAATGAAAGAACTTGCCAAAATGAATTCAACATACAATATGTCTGAATCTACTTGGGAAGACGCAATGCAATATTATACAGAAATTGGAAATGAATATAAGATTGAACTCATCGAAGGTCTTAAAGGCGAGCAGATTACTTTCTGTAAGCACGGCAGTTTTACTGACTTATGTCGAGGTGGTCATATACCGAATACCGGCTTAATCAAA
Protein-coding sequences here:
- a CDS encoding tetratricopeptide repeat protein, producing MRFLLLIFMLYIIPIFTVFSQTEKEIIENIDLIIQDGDFDKANKAIDDGLKLLPESSELLRYKAGYYLSIQDSETALTYYKKALEKDINNLNVYKELGDLHFYLGNYDESIKYLDYAIAVNDKNSNYYYSRAMSHGSKGNFKKSVEDFDKCLEITPEFSAAYNNRGLVKANSGDNIGAAADYKLALKYDEGNLSAYQNLGNAYAAMGKPEDAITQYNKCIEIDPAYYLAYYNRANIKDDLGDKLGALEDYDFAILVNPDFPQAYYNRGILNYSSGRFQEALDDFSTLVNVASDFPAAYYHRALVKHELDDKDGAIADCTREIGLNNKNHQAYYLRGYLTSELGDNEGSIRDFNKVIELDPNSPQPYINRGIAYAETGNNQSACDDFNKALGLGLQEAQELIEKVCK